The following proteins are encoded in a genomic region of Palaemon carinicauda isolate YSFRI2023 chromosome 19, ASM3689809v2, whole genome shotgun sequence:
- the flfl gene encoding serine/threonine-protein phosphatase 4 regulatory subunit 3 isoform X2: MADRMARRRVKLYALNADRQWDDRGTGHVTSSYVERLKGMSLLVRAESDGSLLLESRIQADTAYQKQQGTLIVWSEGENFDLALSFQEKAGCDEIWEKICQVQGKDPSVDITQDIVEESEDERFDDVSDTNPWVELPPCEIGRLEDINEVISNCLHSPVRREKLAIALENEGYIKKLVSVFHTCEDLENMEGLHLLYEIFKNVFLLNKNALFEIMFADDTIFDVVGCLEYDPSSPYPKRHRQYLKSIAKFKEVIPIENSELLSKIHQTYRVQYIQDVVLPTPAVFEENMLSTLSSFIFFNKVEIVSLIQEDERFLSELFHQLGVDEDIPMEKRRDLVLFLKEFCTFSQTLQPTSREQFFKVSVYILQTLSSLGVLSALEITLGLDDAVIKSASIDILSFIVEFSPSMVREYMMQQQLKTEEEQYLLNIIIEQMVVDSDPEMGGAVQLMGILRILIDPENMMAAVTKSERADFLTFFYKHSMHYLVAPLLSNTVGDEVGREDYPSAQLLALILELLAFCVEHHTYYIKNYIVQRDLLKRILVLMKSKHTFLVLSALRFMRKIIGLRDDFYNRHIVNSNLFAPVVDAFVRNNGRYNLLDSAIIEMFEYIKVEDIKSLWMSVVEKFGEVLSRVDYVQTFNALRMRYEQHQDRLKDRERSASLDGIGGVVRGARFRRDVRDLDEEEEIWFNNDEEEIEEAEGLSVLPTRETGLPTVEKVEKENGASKMLGATAKQALLLNNGTKENNNTASPLSPESNKSPVPTRKKTNKIKMNKKVKRPQSFAEVSLVAYDENSDEEEEDEEEAGEEDQEEEEEEEDASVPSAKRPRLGSD; this comes from the exons ATGGCTGACAGAATGGCACGGCGCAGAGTGAAGTTGTATGCGCTAAATGCTGATCGTCAGTGGGATGACAGAGGCACAGGACACGTTACGTCTTC GTACGTTGAAAGATTAAAGGGGATGTCCCTTTTGGTGCGTGCAGAGTCAGATGGTTCTCTACTTTTGGAATCCAGAATACAGGCAGACACTGCATATCAAAAGCAACAGGGGACACTCATCGTTTGGTCGGAAGGAGAGAACTTTGATCTTGCACTTAGCTTTCAGGAAAAGGCTGGCTGTGATGAAATATGGGAGAAAATTTGTCAG GTACAAGGGAAAGACCCCAGTGTAGATATAACTCAAGATATTGTAGAAGAAAGTGAGGACGAAAGGTTTGATGATGTGTCGGACACGAATCCTTGGGTTGAACTACCTCCTTGTGAAATAGGCCGGTTAGAAGACATAAATGAG GTAATAAGTAATTGTTTACATTCTCCTGTAAGACGGGAAAAGTTGGCGATAGCTCTGGAAAATGAAGGTTACATTAAGAAGCTCGTCTCTGTGTTCCATACTTGTGAAGATTTGGAAAACATGGAGGGACTTCACCTTTTGTACGAGATCTTCAAAAATGTTTTCCTGCTCAACAAAAATGCCCTTTTTGAAATCATGTTTGCCGACGACACAATCTTTGATGTTGTTGGGTGCTTAGAATACGATCCATCCTCTCCGTACCCAAAAAGACATAGACAATATTTGAAAAGTATAGCAAAGTTCAAAGAG GTTATACCTATTGAGAATAGTGAGTTGTTAAGTAAAATTCACCAGACTTACCGAGTGCAATATATTCAAGATGTAGTCCTCCCCACTCCTGCTGTGTTTGAAGAAAACATGTTGTCAACTTTATCGTCTTTTATCTTCTTCAACAAAGTTGAGATCGTCTCTCTTATACAG GAGGATGAACGATTTCTGAGTGAGCTGTTTCACCAGTTGGGTGTCGATGAAGACATCCCAATGGAGAAACGAAGGGATCTTGTCCTTTTTCTCAAGGAGTTCTGTACATTTTCGCAAACCCTCCAGCCCACCAGTAGGGAGCAGTTCTTCAAG GTATCCGTTTATATTTTACAGACGTTATCCAGCTTAGGAGTTTTATCTGCCTTGGAAATCACTCTGGGATTAGACGACGCAGTTATTAAGTCTGCTTCCATAGATATTCTCAGCTTCATAGTCGAGTTTTCCCCTTCTATGGTGAGAGAGTACATGATGCAGCAGCAACTTAAAACTGAGGAG GAGCAGTATTTGCTAAACATCATCATAGAGCAAATGGTGGTTGACTCAGATCCTGAAATGGGTGGTGCTGTGCAGCTGATGGGAATCCTACGCATACTCATCGATCCCGAAAATATGATGGCGGCCGTCACAAAGTCTGAGCGGGCAGATTTCCTCACCTTTTTTTATAAACACTCCATGCATTACCTTGTTG CGCCGCTATTGTCCAATACGGTCGGGGATGAGGTTGGTCGAGAAGATTATCCGTCTGCACAGCTTCTGGCATTAATTTTGGAGCTGCTTGCATTTTGTGTAGAACACCATACCTATTATATCAAAAACTATATAGTCCAACGTGATCTGCTCAAACGCATCCTGGTTCTGATGAAGTCCAAACACACATTCCTCGTACTCA GTGCATTAAGGTTCATGAGAAAAATCATTGGTTTACGGGATGACTTCTATAATCGTCATATTGTTAACTCAAATCTCTTTGCGCCAGTGGTAGATGCATTTGTCCGAAATAATGGGAGATATAATCTCTTGGACTCCGCTATCATTGAAATGTTTGAGTACATTAAAGTG GAAGATATAAAGTCTCTCTGGATGAGCGTGGTAGAGAAGTTCGGAGAGGTTTTGTCTCGGGTTGATTATGTCCAGACCTTCAATGCCCTTCGCATGCGGTACGAGCAGCACCAAGACAGACTCAAAGATAGAGAAAGAAGTGCATCGTTGGATGG GATTGGAGGTGTTGTTCGGGGAGCTCGGTTTAGAAGAGACGTCCGCGACCTAGATGAGGAGGAGGAAATATGGTTCAACAACGATGAGGAGGAAATTGAGGAAGCAGAGGGTCTATCTGTTCTTCCCACCAGGGAAACTGGCCTTCCAACAGTAG AAAAAGTGGAGAAAGAGAATGGGGCTAGTAAAATGTTAGGTGCCACAGCAAAGCAGGCTTTACTATTGAATAATGGCACCAAAGAAAACAATAATACTGCCTCTCCTCTCTCGCCAGAAAGCAACAAGTCCCCCGTCCCAACGCGCAAGAAG ACGAACAAGATCAAGATGAACAAGAAGGTCAAACGGCCGCAAAGTTTTGCTGAG
- the flfl gene encoding serine/threonine-protein phosphatase 4 regulatory subunit 3 isoform X3 → MADRMARRRVKLYALNADRQWDDRGTGHVTSSYVERLKGMSLLVRAESDGSLLLESRIQADTAYQKQQGTLIVWSEGENFDLALSFQEKAGCDEIWEKICQVQGKDPSVDITQDIVEESEDERFDDVSDTNPWVELPPCEIGRLEDINEVISNCLHSPVRREKLAIALENEGYIKKLVSVFHTCEDLENMEGLHLLYEIFKNVFLLNKNALFEIMFADDTIFDVVGCLEYDPSSPYPKRHRQYLKSIAKFKEVIPIENSELLSKIHQTYRVQYIQDVVLPTPAVFEENMLSTLSSFIFFNKVEIVSLIQEDERFLSELFHQLGVDEDIPMEKRRDLVLFLKEFCTFSQTLQPTSREQFFKTLSSLGVLSALEITLGLDDAVIKSASIDILSFIVEFSPSMVREYMMQQQLKTEEVCEDEQYLLNIIIEQMVVDSDPEMGGAVQLMGILRILIDPENMMAAVTKSERADFLTFFYKHSMHYLVAPLLSNTVGDEVGREDYPSAQLLALILELLAFCVEHHTYYIKNYIVQRDLLKRILVLMKSKHTFLVLSALRFMRKIIGLRDDFYNRHIVNSNLFAPVVDAFVRNNGRYNLLDSAIIEMFEYIKVEDIKSLWMSVVEKFGEVLSRVDYVQTFNALRMRYEQHQDRLKDRERSASLDGIGGVVRGARFRRDVRDLDEEEEIWFNNDEEEIEEAEGLSVLPTRETGLPTVEKVEKENGASKMLGATAKQALLLNNGTKENNNTASPLSPESNKSPVPTRKKTNKIKMNKKVKRPQSFAEVSLVAYDENSDEEEEDEEEAGEEDQEEEEEEEDASVPSAKRPRLGSD, encoded by the exons ATGGCTGACAGAATGGCACGGCGCAGAGTGAAGTTGTATGCGCTAAATGCTGATCGTCAGTGGGATGACAGAGGCACAGGACACGTTACGTCTTC GTACGTTGAAAGATTAAAGGGGATGTCCCTTTTGGTGCGTGCAGAGTCAGATGGTTCTCTACTTTTGGAATCCAGAATACAGGCAGACACTGCATATCAAAAGCAACAGGGGACACTCATCGTTTGGTCGGAAGGAGAGAACTTTGATCTTGCACTTAGCTTTCAGGAAAAGGCTGGCTGTGATGAAATATGGGAGAAAATTTGTCAG GTACAAGGGAAAGACCCCAGTGTAGATATAACTCAAGATATTGTAGAAGAAAGTGAGGACGAAAGGTTTGATGATGTGTCGGACACGAATCCTTGGGTTGAACTACCTCCTTGTGAAATAGGCCGGTTAGAAGACATAAATGAG GTAATAAGTAATTGTTTACATTCTCCTGTAAGACGGGAAAAGTTGGCGATAGCTCTGGAAAATGAAGGTTACATTAAGAAGCTCGTCTCTGTGTTCCATACTTGTGAAGATTTGGAAAACATGGAGGGACTTCACCTTTTGTACGAGATCTTCAAAAATGTTTTCCTGCTCAACAAAAATGCCCTTTTTGAAATCATGTTTGCCGACGACACAATCTTTGATGTTGTTGGGTGCTTAGAATACGATCCATCCTCTCCGTACCCAAAAAGACATAGACAATATTTGAAAAGTATAGCAAAGTTCAAAGAG GTTATACCTATTGAGAATAGTGAGTTGTTAAGTAAAATTCACCAGACTTACCGAGTGCAATATATTCAAGATGTAGTCCTCCCCACTCCTGCTGTGTTTGAAGAAAACATGTTGTCAACTTTATCGTCTTTTATCTTCTTCAACAAAGTTGAGATCGTCTCTCTTATACAG GAGGATGAACGATTTCTGAGTGAGCTGTTTCACCAGTTGGGTGTCGATGAAGACATCCCAATGGAGAAACGAAGGGATCTTGTCCTTTTTCTCAAGGAGTTCTGTACATTTTCGCAAACCCTCCAGCCCACCAGTAGGGAGCAGTTCTTCAAG ACGTTATCCAGCTTAGGAGTTTTATCTGCCTTGGAAATCACTCTGGGATTAGACGACGCAGTTATTAAGTCTGCTTCCATAGATATTCTCAGCTTCATAGTCGAGTTTTCCCCTTCTATGGTGAGAGAGTACATGATGCAGCAGCAACTTAAAACTGAGGAGGTATGTGAAGAT GAGCAGTATTTGCTAAACATCATCATAGAGCAAATGGTGGTTGACTCAGATCCTGAAATGGGTGGTGCTGTGCAGCTGATGGGAATCCTACGCATACTCATCGATCCCGAAAATATGATGGCGGCCGTCACAAAGTCTGAGCGGGCAGATTTCCTCACCTTTTTTTATAAACACTCCATGCATTACCTTGTTG CGCCGCTATTGTCCAATACGGTCGGGGATGAGGTTGGTCGAGAAGATTATCCGTCTGCACAGCTTCTGGCATTAATTTTGGAGCTGCTTGCATTTTGTGTAGAACACCATACCTATTATATCAAAAACTATATAGTCCAACGTGATCTGCTCAAACGCATCCTGGTTCTGATGAAGTCCAAACACACATTCCTCGTACTCA GTGCATTAAGGTTCATGAGAAAAATCATTGGTTTACGGGATGACTTCTATAATCGTCATATTGTTAACTCAAATCTCTTTGCGCCAGTGGTAGATGCATTTGTCCGAAATAATGGGAGATATAATCTCTTGGACTCCGCTATCATTGAAATGTTTGAGTACATTAAAGTG GAAGATATAAAGTCTCTCTGGATGAGCGTGGTAGAGAAGTTCGGAGAGGTTTTGTCTCGGGTTGATTATGTCCAGACCTTCAATGCCCTTCGCATGCGGTACGAGCAGCACCAAGACAGACTCAAAGATAGAGAAAGAAGTGCATCGTTGGATGG GATTGGAGGTGTTGTTCGGGGAGCTCGGTTTAGAAGAGACGTCCGCGACCTAGATGAGGAGGAGGAAATATGGTTCAACAACGATGAGGAGGAAATTGAGGAAGCAGAGGGTCTATCTGTTCTTCCCACCAGGGAAACTGGCCTTCCAACAGTAG AAAAAGTGGAGAAAGAGAATGGGGCTAGTAAAATGTTAGGTGCCACAGCAAAGCAGGCTTTACTATTGAATAATGGCACCAAAGAAAACAATAATACTGCCTCTCCTCTCTCGCCAGAAAGCAACAAGTCCCCCGTCCCAACGCGCAAGAAG ACGAACAAGATCAAGATGAACAAGAAGGTCAAACGGCCGCAAAGTTTTGCTGAG
- the flfl gene encoding serine/threonine-protein phosphatase 4 regulatory subunit 3 isoform X1, translating to MADRMARRRVKLYALNADRQWDDRGTGHVTSSYVERLKGMSLLVRAESDGSLLLESRIQADTAYQKQQGTLIVWSEGENFDLALSFQEKAGCDEIWEKICQVQGKDPSVDITQDIVEESEDERFDDVSDTNPWVELPPCEIGRLEDINEVISNCLHSPVRREKLAIALENEGYIKKLVSVFHTCEDLENMEGLHLLYEIFKNVFLLNKNALFEIMFADDTIFDVVGCLEYDPSSPYPKRHRQYLKSIAKFKEVIPIENSELLSKIHQTYRVQYIQDVVLPTPAVFEENMLSTLSSFIFFNKVEIVSLIQEDERFLSELFHQLGVDEDIPMEKRRDLVLFLKEFCTFSQTLQPTSREQFFKVSVYILQTLSSLGVLSALEITLGLDDAVIKSASIDILSFIVEFSPSMVREYMMQQQLKTEEVCEDEQYLLNIIIEQMVVDSDPEMGGAVQLMGILRILIDPENMMAAVTKSERADFLTFFYKHSMHYLVAPLLSNTVGDEVGREDYPSAQLLALILELLAFCVEHHTYYIKNYIVQRDLLKRILVLMKSKHTFLVLSALRFMRKIIGLRDDFYNRHIVNSNLFAPVVDAFVRNNGRYNLLDSAIIEMFEYIKVEDIKSLWMSVVEKFGEVLSRVDYVQTFNALRMRYEQHQDRLKDRERSASLDGIGGVVRGARFRRDVRDLDEEEEIWFNNDEEEIEEAEGLSVLPTRETGLPTVEKVEKENGASKMLGATAKQALLLNNGTKENNNTASPLSPESNKSPVPTRKKTNKIKMNKKVKRPQSFAEVSLVAYDENSDEEEEDEEEAGEEDQEEEEEEEDASVPSAKRPRLGSD from the exons ATGGCTGACAGAATGGCACGGCGCAGAGTGAAGTTGTATGCGCTAAATGCTGATCGTCAGTGGGATGACAGAGGCACAGGACACGTTACGTCTTC GTACGTTGAAAGATTAAAGGGGATGTCCCTTTTGGTGCGTGCAGAGTCAGATGGTTCTCTACTTTTGGAATCCAGAATACAGGCAGACACTGCATATCAAAAGCAACAGGGGACACTCATCGTTTGGTCGGAAGGAGAGAACTTTGATCTTGCACTTAGCTTTCAGGAAAAGGCTGGCTGTGATGAAATATGGGAGAAAATTTGTCAG GTACAAGGGAAAGACCCCAGTGTAGATATAACTCAAGATATTGTAGAAGAAAGTGAGGACGAAAGGTTTGATGATGTGTCGGACACGAATCCTTGGGTTGAACTACCTCCTTGTGAAATAGGCCGGTTAGAAGACATAAATGAG GTAATAAGTAATTGTTTACATTCTCCTGTAAGACGGGAAAAGTTGGCGATAGCTCTGGAAAATGAAGGTTACATTAAGAAGCTCGTCTCTGTGTTCCATACTTGTGAAGATTTGGAAAACATGGAGGGACTTCACCTTTTGTACGAGATCTTCAAAAATGTTTTCCTGCTCAACAAAAATGCCCTTTTTGAAATCATGTTTGCCGACGACACAATCTTTGATGTTGTTGGGTGCTTAGAATACGATCCATCCTCTCCGTACCCAAAAAGACATAGACAATATTTGAAAAGTATAGCAAAGTTCAAAGAG GTTATACCTATTGAGAATAGTGAGTTGTTAAGTAAAATTCACCAGACTTACCGAGTGCAATATATTCAAGATGTAGTCCTCCCCACTCCTGCTGTGTTTGAAGAAAACATGTTGTCAACTTTATCGTCTTTTATCTTCTTCAACAAAGTTGAGATCGTCTCTCTTATACAG GAGGATGAACGATTTCTGAGTGAGCTGTTTCACCAGTTGGGTGTCGATGAAGACATCCCAATGGAGAAACGAAGGGATCTTGTCCTTTTTCTCAAGGAGTTCTGTACATTTTCGCAAACCCTCCAGCCCACCAGTAGGGAGCAGTTCTTCAAG GTATCCGTTTATATTTTACAGACGTTATCCAGCTTAGGAGTTTTATCTGCCTTGGAAATCACTCTGGGATTAGACGACGCAGTTATTAAGTCTGCTTCCATAGATATTCTCAGCTTCATAGTCGAGTTTTCCCCTTCTATGGTGAGAGAGTACATGATGCAGCAGCAACTTAAAACTGAGGAGGTATGTGAAGAT GAGCAGTATTTGCTAAACATCATCATAGAGCAAATGGTGGTTGACTCAGATCCTGAAATGGGTGGTGCTGTGCAGCTGATGGGAATCCTACGCATACTCATCGATCCCGAAAATATGATGGCGGCCGTCACAAAGTCTGAGCGGGCAGATTTCCTCACCTTTTTTTATAAACACTCCATGCATTACCTTGTTG CGCCGCTATTGTCCAATACGGTCGGGGATGAGGTTGGTCGAGAAGATTATCCGTCTGCACAGCTTCTGGCATTAATTTTGGAGCTGCTTGCATTTTGTGTAGAACACCATACCTATTATATCAAAAACTATATAGTCCAACGTGATCTGCTCAAACGCATCCTGGTTCTGATGAAGTCCAAACACACATTCCTCGTACTCA GTGCATTAAGGTTCATGAGAAAAATCATTGGTTTACGGGATGACTTCTATAATCGTCATATTGTTAACTCAAATCTCTTTGCGCCAGTGGTAGATGCATTTGTCCGAAATAATGGGAGATATAATCTCTTGGACTCCGCTATCATTGAAATGTTTGAGTACATTAAAGTG GAAGATATAAAGTCTCTCTGGATGAGCGTGGTAGAGAAGTTCGGAGAGGTTTTGTCTCGGGTTGATTATGTCCAGACCTTCAATGCCCTTCGCATGCGGTACGAGCAGCACCAAGACAGACTCAAAGATAGAGAAAGAAGTGCATCGTTGGATGG GATTGGAGGTGTTGTTCGGGGAGCTCGGTTTAGAAGAGACGTCCGCGACCTAGATGAGGAGGAGGAAATATGGTTCAACAACGATGAGGAGGAAATTGAGGAAGCAGAGGGTCTATCTGTTCTTCCCACCAGGGAAACTGGCCTTCCAACAGTAG AAAAAGTGGAGAAAGAGAATGGGGCTAGTAAAATGTTAGGTGCCACAGCAAAGCAGGCTTTACTATTGAATAATGGCACCAAAGAAAACAATAATACTGCCTCTCCTCTCTCGCCAGAAAGCAACAAGTCCCCCGTCCCAACGCGCAAGAAG ACGAACAAGATCAAGATGAACAAGAAGGTCAAACGGCCGCAAAGTTTTGCTGAG
- the flfl gene encoding serine/threonine-protein phosphatase 4 regulatory subunit 3 isoform X4, producing MADRMARRRVKLYALNADRQWDDRGTGHVTSSYVERLKGMSLLVRAESDGSLLLESRIQADTAYQKQQGTLIVWSEGENFDLALSFQEKAGCDEIWEKICQVQGKDPSVDITQDIVEESEDERFDDVSDTNPWVELPPCEIGRLEDINEVISNCLHSPVRREKLAIALENEGYIKKLVSVFHTCEDLENMEGLHLLYEIFKNVFLLNKNALFEIMFADDTIFDVVGCLEYDPSSPYPKRHRQYLKSIAKFKEVIPIENSELLSKIHQTYRVQYIQDVVLPTPAVFEENMLSTLSSFIFFNKVEIVSLIQEDERFLSELFHQLGVDEDIPMEKRRDLVLFLKEFCTFSQTLQPTSREQFFKTLSSLGVLSALEITLGLDDAVIKSASIDILSFIVEFSPSMVREYMMQQQLKTEEEQYLLNIIIEQMVVDSDPEMGGAVQLMGILRILIDPENMMAAVTKSERADFLTFFYKHSMHYLVAPLLSNTVGDEVGREDYPSAQLLALILELLAFCVEHHTYYIKNYIVQRDLLKRILVLMKSKHTFLVLSALRFMRKIIGLRDDFYNRHIVNSNLFAPVVDAFVRNNGRYNLLDSAIIEMFEYIKVEDIKSLWMSVVEKFGEVLSRVDYVQTFNALRMRYEQHQDRLKDRERSASLDGIGGVVRGARFRRDVRDLDEEEEIWFNNDEEEIEEAEGLSVLPTRETGLPTVEKVEKENGASKMLGATAKQALLLNNGTKENNNTASPLSPESNKSPVPTRKKTNKIKMNKKVKRPQSFAEVSLVAYDENSDEEEEDEEEAGEEDQEEEEEEEDASVPSAKRPRLGSD from the exons ATGGCTGACAGAATGGCACGGCGCAGAGTGAAGTTGTATGCGCTAAATGCTGATCGTCAGTGGGATGACAGAGGCACAGGACACGTTACGTCTTC GTACGTTGAAAGATTAAAGGGGATGTCCCTTTTGGTGCGTGCAGAGTCAGATGGTTCTCTACTTTTGGAATCCAGAATACAGGCAGACACTGCATATCAAAAGCAACAGGGGACACTCATCGTTTGGTCGGAAGGAGAGAACTTTGATCTTGCACTTAGCTTTCAGGAAAAGGCTGGCTGTGATGAAATATGGGAGAAAATTTGTCAG GTACAAGGGAAAGACCCCAGTGTAGATATAACTCAAGATATTGTAGAAGAAAGTGAGGACGAAAGGTTTGATGATGTGTCGGACACGAATCCTTGGGTTGAACTACCTCCTTGTGAAATAGGCCGGTTAGAAGACATAAATGAG GTAATAAGTAATTGTTTACATTCTCCTGTAAGACGGGAAAAGTTGGCGATAGCTCTGGAAAATGAAGGTTACATTAAGAAGCTCGTCTCTGTGTTCCATACTTGTGAAGATTTGGAAAACATGGAGGGACTTCACCTTTTGTACGAGATCTTCAAAAATGTTTTCCTGCTCAACAAAAATGCCCTTTTTGAAATCATGTTTGCCGACGACACAATCTTTGATGTTGTTGGGTGCTTAGAATACGATCCATCCTCTCCGTACCCAAAAAGACATAGACAATATTTGAAAAGTATAGCAAAGTTCAAAGAG GTTATACCTATTGAGAATAGTGAGTTGTTAAGTAAAATTCACCAGACTTACCGAGTGCAATATATTCAAGATGTAGTCCTCCCCACTCCTGCTGTGTTTGAAGAAAACATGTTGTCAACTTTATCGTCTTTTATCTTCTTCAACAAAGTTGAGATCGTCTCTCTTATACAG GAGGATGAACGATTTCTGAGTGAGCTGTTTCACCAGTTGGGTGTCGATGAAGACATCCCAATGGAGAAACGAAGGGATCTTGTCCTTTTTCTCAAGGAGTTCTGTACATTTTCGCAAACCCTCCAGCCCACCAGTAGGGAGCAGTTCTTCAAG ACGTTATCCAGCTTAGGAGTTTTATCTGCCTTGGAAATCACTCTGGGATTAGACGACGCAGTTATTAAGTCTGCTTCCATAGATATTCTCAGCTTCATAGTCGAGTTTTCCCCTTCTATGGTGAGAGAGTACATGATGCAGCAGCAACTTAAAACTGAGGAG GAGCAGTATTTGCTAAACATCATCATAGAGCAAATGGTGGTTGACTCAGATCCTGAAATGGGTGGTGCTGTGCAGCTGATGGGAATCCTACGCATACTCATCGATCCCGAAAATATGATGGCGGCCGTCACAAAGTCTGAGCGGGCAGATTTCCTCACCTTTTTTTATAAACACTCCATGCATTACCTTGTTG CGCCGCTATTGTCCAATACGGTCGGGGATGAGGTTGGTCGAGAAGATTATCCGTCTGCACAGCTTCTGGCATTAATTTTGGAGCTGCTTGCATTTTGTGTAGAACACCATACCTATTATATCAAAAACTATATAGTCCAACGTGATCTGCTCAAACGCATCCTGGTTCTGATGAAGTCCAAACACACATTCCTCGTACTCA GTGCATTAAGGTTCATGAGAAAAATCATTGGTTTACGGGATGACTTCTATAATCGTCATATTGTTAACTCAAATCTCTTTGCGCCAGTGGTAGATGCATTTGTCCGAAATAATGGGAGATATAATCTCTTGGACTCCGCTATCATTGAAATGTTTGAGTACATTAAAGTG GAAGATATAAAGTCTCTCTGGATGAGCGTGGTAGAGAAGTTCGGAGAGGTTTTGTCTCGGGTTGATTATGTCCAGACCTTCAATGCCCTTCGCATGCGGTACGAGCAGCACCAAGACAGACTCAAAGATAGAGAAAGAAGTGCATCGTTGGATGG GATTGGAGGTGTTGTTCGGGGAGCTCGGTTTAGAAGAGACGTCCGCGACCTAGATGAGGAGGAGGAAATATGGTTCAACAACGATGAGGAGGAAATTGAGGAAGCAGAGGGTCTATCTGTTCTTCCCACCAGGGAAACTGGCCTTCCAACAGTAG AAAAAGTGGAGAAAGAGAATGGGGCTAGTAAAATGTTAGGTGCCACAGCAAAGCAGGCTTTACTATTGAATAATGGCACCAAAGAAAACAATAATACTGCCTCTCCTCTCTCGCCAGAAAGCAACAAGTCCCCCGTCCCAACGCGCAAGAAG ACGAACAAGATCAAGATGAACAAGAAGGTCAAACGGCCGCAAAGTTTTGCTGAG